The Sinorhizobium fredii USDA 257 region GATCCCAAGGGAAATCCGCTCTACATCGCCAACGAGGACGACAATCTGGTCACCGTCGTCGACGTCAAGACACACCAGGTGCTGGCCGAGGTGCCGGTCGGCGTCGAACCGGAAGGTGTCGCGGTCAGTCCGGATGCCAAGACCGTGATTAATACCTCCGAAACCACCAACATGGCGCATTTCATCGACGCCTCGACCTACAAGATCGTGCACAACGTGCTGGTGGACCAGCGGCCGCGCTATGCCGAGTTCACGGCCGACGGCAAGAAGCTTTACGTCAGTTCCGAGATCGGCGGCACGGTTTCTGTGATCGACTTGTCGGCATCCGAGCCGAAGATCGCCAAGAAGATCAGCTTTGCCGTGCCTGGCGTACTGCCGGAATGGTTGCAGCCCGTCGGCGTCAAGGCCACCAAGGACGGCTCGCGCATTTTCGTGGCGCTCGGCCCGGCCAACCGCGTCGCGGTCATCGACGGCGCGACGGATGAGGTTCTCGACTACCTGCTTGTCGGACAGCGGGTCTGGCAGATGGCATTCACCCCGGGCGAGGAGTTCCTGATCACCACCAATGGCAATTCCAACGACGTTAGTATCATAGACGTCAAGGCGGAAAAGGTGCTCCGATCAGTGCAAGTCGGCGAGCAGCCCTGGGGCGTTGTGGTCGCTCCGAATTGAGACGGCACTATGCATCGACACATTGGGAGGATCTTCATGCATAAATGCGTTTTCGCGGCGCTGGCAGCGCTCTTCTCCGCAATCCCGGCCGTCGCGGCGCCGCTCTGCACCGACCTCGGCTTTGCCGGGTTGCTCGCCAAATGCAATCGCGGCGAGCCGATCGAGATCACGCTCGGCTCCGGCAAGCCGCTGGGCAAGGGTGCCGTCGCGTTGCAGTCCGGCGCCTATTACGAAATGCGCATCACGGCGGACGGCTCGGCGGAACTCGCCATTACCGGTGAGCCGTTCTTTCGGGCGATCTGGATGAACGAGATCGTCATCAACGGCATCGAAGTGCGCCCCATGGCGATCGACAGCCTCGAATTCGACGAGGCGGGCACGGCGACCCTGTCCTTCATCGCCATAAAGCCGGGCAGCTATGAGGTGAGGATTCCGAACACGACAAGCGACAGCCAGAAAGTGGCGATTTCCATTCAGTGACCAGATGGGGACAGGGAAGAAATGCGATGAAAATCCGTTTGACGACCAGCGTCGTTCTTGCAGTTCTGCTTGGCGCGCCGTGGGGCCTGCGTGCCGAAGAGATCGCTGCCGACAAGCAGAAGGCGATAGGGGACATGCTCGCCACCATGAAATGCGAGGTTGACCCCGCCAATATCGAGGCGGGCGGCAAGGGCTACGAGCTCGACGATGTGTTCTGCAGCGATGGCCAATACGATTTGGAGCTCAATGCTGACCTCACCGTCGCCGATAAACGCAAGGAATGAGTGCGGGCGCGAACTGAGTAGCGAAATCATATAGAGATCCGCTGGACGGCAAGGCAGAAACGAAGGCGGCAGTTTCGAGGGGAAGGCAATGAAGGTTTTGAAACGATTTCTCGCCGCATGTTTGTTCGCCTTCGGACCGGCGATTGCTGTGGCCGAGGATCTGCCGCAATTGCGGGCTGCGATGCTGGCGTCAGGCACGGTCAACTGGGAGATTTCTACCATCAAGGCCCACGAGTTCGACCGCAAGAACGGCTTCGAGCTGGCTGTCCAGGACTATGCAGACAACGGTGCAACGCGCGTCGCCTTCGAGGGCGGCGAGGCTGACACGATGGTGGCCGACTGGATATGGGTGGCCAACCAGCGTGCCGCTGGCAAGGACTACGTTTTCATCCCCTATTCGCTGGCAGTCGGGGGGCTCGTGGTCAAGGATGACAGCGGCATCAAGGCGCTGCCAGACCTTGCCGGCAAGAAGATCGGCATCGCCGGCGGGCCGCTCGACAAGAGCTGGCTGATCCTGCGCGCCTATGCCAAGCAGCAACATGGCATGGACCTGGCCACTGAGACCGATCAGGTGTTCGGGGCGCCGCCGCTGATCTTCAAGTCGGCGCTTTCCGGTGAGACGGCGGGCGCGATCAATTTCTGGCACTTCCTCGCCAAGATGAAGGCCAAGGGCATGCATGAGCTGATCTCCGTCTCCGAGGCCGCAGCGGCGCTCAAGCTGGATCCCGACACGCCGCTGCTCGGCTATGTGTTGAAGGGCGAGTATGCCGCGGCCCATCCGGACATCGTCAAAGGTCTCTATAAGGCGTCGCGCGGGGCCAAAGACCTGCTGCGCAACGATGACGCGGCGTGGGAAGGACTGCGAGAAAAGATGAATGCGGGAGACGACGCTGAATTCATCGCGCTTCGCGACGGCTATCGCGCCGGTATTCCGAGCGGCAAGCCGATCGACGAGGCGGCCGCCGACCGGTTTCTGCGGCTGATGGCGGAGCTCGGCGGAGCGGAGCTCGTCGGCAAGGCAACAAGCCTGCCCGAAGGATTGTTCCTGCAACTTGAGTAAGACGCTGCAACATCCTGCGCTGGTGCGGTCAATGTCGTTGGGCCTTCTGCTGCTGCTCTGGATAG contains the following coding sequences:
- a CDS encoding YVTN family beta-propeller repeat protein, with protein sequence MPRSVLVLVPAFLLFAAPAEANKVFVSNERGNSVTVLDSQSWEVIATFPAGNRPRGITISPDGKELYVCASDDDTVRVFDPETYKELHTLPSGPDPELFALDPKGNPLYIANEDDNLVTVVDVKTHQVLAEVPVGVEPEGVAVSPDAKTVINTSETTNMAHFIDASTYKIVHNVLVDQRPRYAEFTADGKKLYVSSEIGGTVSVIDLSASEPKIAKKISFAVPGVLPEWLQPVGVKATKDGSRIFVALGPANRVAVIDGATDEVLDYLLVGQRVWQMAFTPGEEFLITTNGNSNDVSIIDVKAEKVLRSVQVGEQPWGVVVAPN
- a CDS encoding ABC transporter substrate-binding protein; translation: MKVLKRFLAACLFAFGPAIAVAEDLPQLRAAMLASGTVNWEISTIKAHEFDRKNGFELAVQDYADNGATRVAFEGGEADTMVADWIWVANQRAAGKDYVFIPYSLAVGGLVVKDDSGIKALPDLAGKKIGIAGGPLDKSWLILRAYAKQQHGMDLATETDQVFGAPPLIFKSALSGETAGAINFWHFLAKMKAKGMHELISVSEAAAALKLDPDTPLLGYVLKGEYAAAHPDIVKGLYKASRGAKDLLRNDDAAWEGLREKMNAGDDAEFIALRDGYRAGIPSGKPIDEAAADRFLRLMAELGGAELVGKATSLPEGLFLQLE